From Longimicrobium sp.:
CCCGTCGGCGAGGCCTGTCCATAGAGGAAGAAGCTCTCCGTCGCCCGCACGTCCGCGCGCCAGCCGAGCGCCTCGAGCTGCCGCTGCAAATCCCCCGTCTCGTAGAAGACCTTGTAGATGTGGAAGCGGCGGCCGTCGTTGAGCTTGCGCTCCAGCACCACGTCGCCCTCGTCCGATAGGCGATGGTCGGTGGCGGTGGAGAGCTCCGTGCGCAGCGAGTCGACGAAGAACACGCGGCCGCCGGGCGCCAGCGCGCCGCGCACCATCTCCCAGAACGCGGCGAAGCGCTCCGGCGGCACGTGCGAGAGCCAGAAGCTGAAGAACACCACGTCGTACGCGCCGTCCGGCCGC
This genomic window contains:
- a CDS encoding class I SAM-dependent methyltransferase, producing the protein MDADLIEQQKEYYRARAGEYDEWFERTGRYDRGPDHRARWFAEVDEVRAALEGFRPAGRVLELACGTGWWTEQLVRWADEVTAVDASEEVLELNRRRVDDGRVRRERADIFAWRPDGAYDVVFFSFWLSHVPPERFAAFWEMVRGALAPGGRVFFVDSLRTELSTATDHRLSDEGDVVLERKLNDGRRFHIYKVFYETGDLQRQLEALGWRADVRATESFFLYGQASPTG